From a region of the Mus pahari chromosome 12, PAHARI_EIJ_v1.1, whole genome shotgun sequence genome:
- the Pigx gene encoding phosphatidylinositol-glycan biosynthesis class X protein — translation MVSESFNIEAPNYLSNESAVLIYARQDAQCIDCFQAFLPVHYRYHRPHRKDGDTLIVVNNPDLLMYCDQEFPILKCWAQSEVAAPCTLKSEEICWWKSMQYKSILKNLTVQVPVGLTIHTSLVCSVTLLITILCSTLILLAVFKYGHFSL, via the exons ATGGTGTCAGAAAGTTTTAATATAGAAGCCCCCAACTACTTGTCCAATGAGTCTGCAGTCCTCATTTATGCCCGTCAGGACGCACAGTGCATCGACTGCTTCCAGGCCTTCTTACCTGTGCACTATCGCTATCACCGGCCACATAGGAAAGATGGAGACACCCTCATTGTGGTCAACAACCCCGACTTACTGATGTACTGTGACCAAG agttTCCAATTTTGAAATGCTGGGCTCAGTCAGAAGTAGCAGCTCCTTGTACTTTGAAGAGTGAGGAGATCTGCTGGTGGAAAAGCATGCAGTACAAATCA atACTTAAGAATTTGACAGTGCAGGTTCCAGTGGGACTGACTATACATACCTCTTTAGTGTGTTCTGTGACGTTGCTCATTACGATTCTGTGTTCTACTTTGATCCTTTTAGCTGTTTTCAAATATGGCCATTTTTCCCTGTAA